In a single window of the Micromonospora inositola genome:
- a CDS encoding GNAT family N-acetyltransferase, producing the protein MTGHDVRLEQEHDHAAVREVHARAFGHPDRVPGLVDDLRTARAPLPPLSLVATVDDSEGDRVVGHVMLSGCRLDAPERLVAVYALSPLGVLPEFQRSGIGTALIGHALSAADAQGIPLVFLEGAPGYYGARGFNDAERLGFRPPTLRYPPGAYQVARLSAYEDWMHGTLVYSDVFWAHDCVGLRGERLRALQRAGGR; encoded by the coding sequence GTGACGGGACATGACGTGCGACTGGAGCAGGAACACGATCACGCGGCGGTGCGGGAAGTTCACGCCCGCGCGTTCGGCCATCCAGACCGGGTGCCGGGCCTGGTTGACGACCTGCGGACCGCCCGAGCGCCATTGCCTCCACTGTCACTGGTGGCCACCGTCGACGACTCGGAAGGCGATCGGGTCGTCGGGCACGTGATGCTCAGCGGTTGCCGGTTGGACGCGCCGGAGCGGTTGGTGGCCGTGTACGCGCTGTCGCCGCTGGGCGTCCTGCCGGAGTTCCAGCGATCCGGGATCGGCACCGCGTTGATCGGCCACGCCTTGTCCGCCGCCGACGCCCAGGGCATACCGCTGGTGTTCTTGGAGGGCGCGCCCGGCTACTACGGTGCGCGTGGCTTCAACGACGCCGAGCGGCTGGGCTTCCGGCCGCCGACGCTGCGGTACCCGCCGGGCGCGTACCAGGTCGCCCGGCTGTCGGCGTACGAGGACTGGATGCACGGCACCCTTGTCTACTCCGACGTCTTCTGGGCCCACGACTGCGTCGGCCTGCGTGGCGAACGGCTGCGCGCGCTCCAACGAGCCGGAGGCCGATGA
- a CDS encoding DUF7660 family protein: MYETGGATHAESAGVSSRDEFAAFMEAVLRDYRQGGDAEWENGTLDRFLDALAAFAGARVNGHDDQETPTWRLFAEMIVAATGYE; this comes from the coding sequence ATGTACGAGACCGGAGGAGCGACCCATGCTGAGAGCGCCGGTGTCTCCAGCCGCGACGAGTTCGCGGCCTTCATGGAGGCCGTGCTTCGGGACTACCGCCAAGGGGGCGATGCGGAATGGGAAAACGGAACGCTCGATCGCTTCCTCGACGCTCTCGCTGCGTTCGCGGGCGCCCGCGTCAACGGACATGACGACCAAGAGACACCTACATGGCGACTGTTCGCAGAGATGATCGTGGCGGCAACGGGATACGAGTGA
- a CDS encoding DUF4262 domain-containing protein, whose translation MPDAPDRECHCLLCEGDGTPRVRWRRAEKSWPERERRNARLVREYGWGVTGVLGMTTPDWAYSIGLWHSYGSVELCLLGIPQQRAMEIVNTVSRLIRDGQPLTPGRRLAGVIDGYELALAPVHGSWYGQLFGAAIDYYQRPPFPVVQLLWPDKAGRYPGDPELEDGAHETQPSLWLPMDEHPRSMWTEPTPPWMYPNLDPCQVVFTLKRIMDGGRPVNGVIHDHDGSWQFLDGDAMEQPDVTTAHLVHLVAHHDVGQLLDLPAGWRAWRQPDGSWLRSTVEPQ comes from the coding sequence ATGCCCGACGCGCCCGACCGCGAGTGTCATTGCCTCCTCTGCGAGGGCGACGGCACACCGCGGGTTCGGTGGCGGCGGGCAGAGAAATCCTGGCCGGAGCGCGAGCGCCGCAATGCCCGGCTGGTTCGTGAGTACGGTTGGGGCGTCACCGGCGTTCTAGGCATGACCACGCCCGACTGGGCCTACTCGATCGGTCTGTGGCACAGCTACGGCAGCGTCGAGTTGTGCCTGCTCGGCATCCCGCAGCAGCGGGCCATGGAGATCGTCAACACGGTCAGCCGCCTGATCCGTGACGGGCAGCCGCTGACCCCCGGCCGCAGGCTGGCAGGCGTCATCGACGGGTACGAGCTCGCGCTCGCTCCGGTGCACGGCAGTTGGTACGGGCAACTGTTCGGCGCGGCCATCGATTACTATCAGCGTCCGCCGTTTCCGGTCGTGCAACTGCTGTGGCCGGACAAGGCCGGCCGCTACCCGGGTGACCCCGAGCTCGAAGACGGCGCGCATGAGACCCAGCCGTCGCTGTGGCTGCCGATGGACGAGCATCCACGCAGTATGTGGACCGAGCCGACGCCGCCATGGATGTACCCGAACCTTGATCCTTGCCAGGTCGTGTTCACGCTCAAGCGCATCATGGACGGCGGCCGCCCGGTCAACGGTGTGATCCACGATCACGACGGGAGCTGGCAGTTCCTCGACGGCGACGCGATGGAGCAGCCGGACGTGACCACCGCGCATCTGGTCCACCTCGTCGCCCACCACGACGTCGGCCAGTTGCTGGACCTGCCGGCGGGTTGGCGCGCTTGGCGGCAGCCCGACGGCAGCTGGCTACGCTCGACCGTCGAGCCGCAGTAA
- a CDS encoding pyridoxamine 5'-phosphate oxidase family protein: protein MPLTNPWLAGPTPDRDLPREQLEERILNLLSTHNLAVIATVNKDGSPSATPVRYCSLGFEIFYTSWNASVKSRNLKRDPRISAGIVAPLVGQSSSRGAQLFGRARTLERDDPEVEQYWEAFRWQSDHVEQGRSLREPPTDPLTIITPNRILYTEHWLRRAGYRPRQTWRPA, encoded by the coding sequence ATGCCGCTGACGAACCCTTGGCTTGCCGGTCCAACTCCTGATCGAGACCTGCCGCGTGAGCAGCTCGAAGAACGCATCCTGAATCTGCTGTCGACTCACAACCTCGCTGTGATCGCCACCGTCAACAAGGACGGCAGCCCTTCCGCGACCCCGGTGCGCTACTGCAGCCTGGGCTTCGAGATCTTCTACACCAGTTGGAATGCCTCGGTGAAGTCCCGGAACCTCAAGCGCGACCCGCGGATCTCCGCAGGGATCGTCGCGCCCCTTGTCGGACAGTCGAGCAGCCGCGGGGCGCAGCTGTTCGGCAGGGCACGGACTCTTGAGCGTGACGACCCCGAGGTTGAGCAGTACTGGGAGGCGTTCCGGTGGCAGTCGGACCACGTTGAGCAAGGACGCTCCCTGAGGGAGCCGCCCACCGACCCTCTGACGATCATCACCCCCAACCGCATCCTTTACACAGAGCACTGGCTGCGACGTGCTGGATACCGACCCCGGCAGACCTGGCGCCCTGCATAG
- a CDS encoding DUF5984 family protein: MIRFRFELYPLDEVSSWGGDEPTLHWFGLTEGWYWLEVGGHQLLRRTRLDHPHPYVDYYLARLWEDVNVLTPDVLEPVPADLQLFIASDPAQWACDPLAFVTAGDEDRFGDIDPNVPDHPVVTAANWHGEHYLDLGYLRNAPSLRFWRTVRGDRDGITVDWRHEDNGEIGFTAGQAVRFCVPTAAYLEAVHTLDRGLMTAMLQRVEELERRGGLPGVDLDLAGLRREHEDRGHWLAKNLNRTPKTDWDAVRQGAHRLLGDPHQASAPTA; this comes from the coding sequence ATGATCAGGTTCCGCTTCGAGCTGTATCCGCTGGACGAGGTGTCGTCGTGGGGCGGTGACGAACCAACGCTGCACTGGTTCGGGCTCACCGAGGGCTGGTACTGGCTCGAGGTCGGCGGGCACCAGTTGCTGCGGCGGACCCGCCTCGATCATCCGCATCCCTACGTCGACTACTACCTGGCCCGGCTCTGGGAAGACGTCAATGTCCTCACACCGGACGTCCTCGAGCCGGTGCCCGCCGATCTGCAGCTGTTCATCGCCTCCGACCCCGCGCAGTGGGCATGCGATCCGCTCGCATTCGTCACCGCCGGTGACGAGGACAGATTCGGGGACATCGACCCGAATGTGCCCGACCACCCGGTGGTCACGGCCGCGAACTGGCACGGCGAGCACTACCTGGACCTCGGTTACCTGCGGAATGCTCCGAGTCTCCGGTTCTGGCGAACCGTCCGCGGCGATCGCGACGGGATCACCGTGGACTGGCGGCACGAGGACAACGGGGAGATCGGTTTCACTGCCGGCCAGGCCGTCCGGTTCTGCGTCCCGACCGCCGCGTACCTCGAGGCTGTACACACGCTCGACCGAGGGCTGATGACGGCGATGCTGCAGCGGGTCGAGGAGTTGGAACGCCGTGGCGGCCTGCCCGGCGTGGACCTTGACCTCGCCGGGCTGCGGCGGGAACACGAGGACCGCGGGCATTGGCTCGCTAAGAACCTCAACCGCACACCCAAGACCGACTGGGACGCCGTCCGCCAGGGCGCCCACCGGCTGCTCGGTGACCCACATCAGGCCAGCGCCCCTACGGCCTAG
- a CDS encoding HAD family hydrolase, which translates to MIRGAVFFDVDGTLTPTSSGQHLAEFLGHTKVIQEVQAGYGADTLSSQEAAVLEARGWATRTPIEVRGFLESLPLVDGIAETVRWCRQRGLAPVLATLAWDVVGAHLCDRFGFDRACGPRLELVDGRYSGEVAEQLDELSKRDFAVSVAAELGVDPKRCAAVGDGRSDVPLFAAVGLAIAFNATPAARAAAHVSVDGTDLRAVLPLLGAWLNAAHTSSE; encoded by the coding sequence GTGATCCGTGGAGCGGTGTTCTTCGATGTCGACGGGACGCTGACGCCGACCAGCAGCGGGCAGCACCTCGCGGAGTTCCTCGGCCATACCAAGGTCATTCAAGAGGTGCAGGCCGGCTACGGCGCCGACACCCTGAGCAGCCAGGAGGCTGCCGTCCTCGAAGCTCGTGGCTGGGCAACACGGACGCCCATAGAGGTCCGTGGGTTCCTGGAATCGCTGCCGCTGGTGGACGGCATTGCCGAGACGGTCCGGTGGTGCCGTCAGCGCGGGCTGGCGCCCGTGCTGGCCACACTGGCGTGGGACGTCGTAGGCGCCCATCTCTGCGACCGCTTCGGCTTCGATCGCGCCTGCGGACCGCGCCTGGAGCTGGTTGACGGCCGCTACAGCGGGGAGGTCGCCGAGCAGCTCGACGAGCTGAGCAAGCGCGACTTCGCGGTGAGCGTGGCCGCCGAGCTGGGCGTGGACCCGAAGCGTTGCGCGGCCGTCGGCGACGGCCGCTCGGACGTGCCGCTCTTCGCCGCGGTCGGGCTGGCCATCGCCTTCAACGCAACCCCGGCGGCTCGCGCAGCCGCCCACGTATCAGTCGACGGAACCGATCTGCGCGCCGTGCTGCCACTCCTCGGCGCATGGCTGAACGCCGCGCACACATCGTCGGAATGA